A genome region from Thermoanaerobaculia bacterium includes the following:
- the atpD gene encoding F0F1 ATP synthase subunit beta translates to MSSPNVGRITQVIGSTLDAQFSEDSMPSLYNALSVQVERTVLGEKMRETLWCEVAQHLGGGQVRAVSLGSTDGLQRGQEITDSGSAVTVPVGLETLGRVFNLVGEPIDDRGPVTTTARRAIHQLPPEMSDLSSKTEIFETGIKVMDLLCPLVRGGKAGLFGGAGVGKTVIIQELIARLARFHSGYSCFAGVGERTREGNDLWLEMQEAKIGDTGKSVIDQTVMVFGQMNEPPGARLRVALSALTMAEYFRDQTGADTLLFIDNIFRFTQAGSEVSALLGRMPSAVGYQPTLATEMGELQERITSTKRGAVTSIQAIYVPADDYTDPAPANAFTHLDSTVNLERSIAEKGIYPAVDPLASSSRIVTAEILGERHYQVSRRVQQILQRYKDLQDIIAILGIDELSEDDKVIVRRARKIERFFSQPFFVAEQFTGFPGIYVKREDTIRSFEELCDGKWDHLPDQAFMYVGTVEEAAAKAEKMAAA, encoded by the coding sequence ATGTCCAGCCCCAACGTCGGACGCATCACCCAGGTCATCGGCTCGACTCTCGACGCGCAGTTCAGCGAAGACAGCATGCCGTCGCTCTACAACGCGCTCTCCGTTCAGGTCGAGCGCACCGTGCTCGGCGAGAAGATGCGGGAGACGCTCTGGTGCGAAGTCGCCCAGCATCTGGGTGGCGGGCAGGTTCGCGCCGTGTCGCTCGGCTCGACCGACGGCCTGCAGCGCGGTCAGGAGATCACCGACAGCGGCTCGGCCGTGACCGTCCCCGTCGGCCTAGAGACCCTCGGCCGGGTGTTCAACCTGGTCGGCGAGCCGATCGACGACCGCGGTCCGGTCACCACCACGGCCCGCCGCGCCATTCACCAGCTGCCCCCCGAGATGTCCGACCTGTCCTCGAAGACGGAGATCTTCGAGACCGGCATCAAGGTGATGGACCTGCTCTGCCCGCTGGTGCGCGGCGGCAAGGCCGGCCTCTTCGGCGGCGCCGGCGTCGGCAAGACGGTCATCATTCAGGAGCTCATCGCCCGTCTCGCCCGCTTTCACTCCGGCTACAGCTGCTTCGCCGGCGTCGGTGAGCGCACCCGCGAGGGCAACGACCTCTGGCTCGAAATGCAGGAGGCCAAGATCGGCGACACCGGCAAGTCCGTCATCGACCAGACCGTCATGGTCTTCGGCCAGATGAACGAGCCGCCCGGCGCGCGCCTGCGCGTCGCCCTTTCGGCGCTCACCATGGCCGAGTATTTCCGCGACCAGACCGGCGCCGACACCCTGCTGTTCATCGACAACATCTTCCGCTTCACCCAGGCCGGTTCCGAAGTCTCGGCGCTCCTCGGCCGCATGCCCTCCGCCGTCGGCTACCAGCCGACCCTCGCGACCGAAATGGGCGAGCTGCAGGAGCGCATCACTTCGACCAAGCGCGGCGCGGTGACCTCGATTCAGGCGATCTACGTGCCGGCCGACGACTACACCGACCCGGCGCCCGCGAACGCGTTCACGCATCTCGACTCGACTGTGAACCTCGAGCGCTCGATCGCCGAGAAGGGCATCTACCCCGCCGTCGATCCGCTCGCGTCCTCGAGCCGCATCGTGACCGCCGAGATCCTCGGCGAGCGCCACTATCAGGTCTCGCGGCGCGTGCAGCAGATCCTGCAGCGCTACAAGGACCTGCAGGACATCATCGCGATCCTCGGCATCGACGAGCTCTCCGAGGACGACAAGGTCATCGTCCGCCGGGCGCGCAAGATCGAGCGCTTCTTCTCGCAGCCGTTCTTCGTCGCCGAGCAGTTCACCGGTTTCCCGGGCATCTACGTCAAGCGCGAGGACACGATTCGCTCGTTCGAGGAGCTCTGCGACGGCAAGTGGGATCATCTGCCGGACCAGGCGTTCATGTACGTCGGCACCGTCGAGGAAGCGGCGGCGAAGGCCGAGAAGATGGCGGCGGCCTGA
- the atpC gene encoding ATP synthase F1 subunit epsilon: MANSFHLSVVTPEREVLSLEARFVALPAYDGEMGILAQRAPLLAKLGAGLLRVEEAGGAKRKLFIAGGFAQMVDDRLTILTEEAQEPDKITAEAAKSALAAAAKLPNGTESENQRRAQATVRARAMGRLAKA; encoded by the coding sequence ATGGCCAACTCCTTTCACCTCTCGGTCGTGACACCGGAGCGCGAAGTGCTTTCTCTGGAAGCCAGATTCGTCGCCCTCCCGGCCTACGACGGTGAGATGGGTATCCTCGCGCAGAGAGCGCCGCTCCTCGCCAAACTGGGAGCGGGCCTGCTGCGCGTCGAGGAGGCCGGCGGCGCCAAGCGCAAGCTGTTCATTGCCGGCGGCTTTGCGCAGATGGTGGACGACAGACTCACCATCCTCACCGAAGAGGCACAGGAACCCGACAAGATCACCGCCGAGGCCGCGAAGAGCGCCCTCGCCGCGGCCGCGAAGCTCCCGAACGGCACCGAGAGCGAGAACCAGCGCCGCGCTCAGGCCACCGTCCGGGCGCGCGCGATGGGCCGTCTCGCCAAGGCCTGA